Within Corvus moneduloides isolate bCorMon1 chromosome 23, bCorMon1.pri, whole genome shotgun sequence, the genomic segment ccttTCAGTTAAAGCAATCATTGAGCACGAGATGAAGAACGGGATCCCCCCCAACCGCATCATCCTGGGGGGCTTCTCACAGGTGAGATCAGGATCAGGACCCCAATTCCTGCTCCAGATCCTCACAGGGAGGTGGTGCATGGGTGAGCTGGGTCTGAGGCCATCCCTGGATCCCCCTGGTTGCCCCATGGCACTGATTGCACCCTCCCCTCCTGCAGGGCGGTGCCTTGTCGCTGTACACGGCTCTCAcctgccagcaccagctggCCGGGATCGTGGcgctcagctgctggctgccgcTCCACAAGGCCTTCCCACAGGTACCCCACGGGCAGGGACCCTCGGGAATGGGGCAATTTCCCCACTGGAGCTccagttttccagcagctctccctcgTGAGGAGGGGAGCTGccgggtgaggtgttggggacACGAACAAAGCATCTGCTTGGTGTCCCCTCACCTGGGCACCTCTGAGTGTCCCCTCCTCTGGCAGGCGGCGAACAACGGCGTGAACAAGGACATCGCCATCCTGCAGTGCCACGGGGAGATGGATCCCATGATCCCCGTGCGTTTTGGGGCCCTCACTGCCGAGAAGCTCAAGTCTGTTGTCACCCCCACCAAGGTGCAGTTCAAAACCTACCCCGGCGTGATGCACAGTTCCTGTCCTCAggtcagtgctggggctgcagggaggggacgGGACCCCCTGGGTGGTGATCAGTGATGGGACCCATGGGAATggcctggagctgtgtcaggggagggttGGGATGGAtttcagggaaaggttcttcccccagaggctgctgggcactgcccaggctccccagggaatgggcacggccccggggctgccagagctgcaggagcatttggacagcgctgccagggatgcccaggctgggatttggggtgtctgtgcagggcctggggctgggctgggtgatccctgtgggtcgCTTCCCTTTGGGATCTTTGGGACCAACCCCAGCACTGTGGGTCAGGCAGGGTGGGGAACACATGAGAGATCTCTTTGTTCCTGACTTCCCCcggggaggctgcagagcctcGGGCCCGGCCTTTGGGGAGCCCCGGCGCCGACGGGCTGCGTGCTCCCCGCAGGAGATGATGGCGGTGAAGGAATTCATCGAGAAGCTGCTGCCCCGCATCTGAGCGGAGCCGCTCGGGACTGTCGCCGGGGAGGGGGCCGAGGTCGCCGCCGCCCGTCTGCCCCTGTGACCCGCCCGCTGCAAACGGAAGCCATGGCCCCCCACCGCACCTCCCGCCCGTGCCCGCGCCCCCGCACCGCGTCCCCTCCGGCCGGGGgtgcccgcccgccccgctgcTCCCGGAGCCCACATCGGAGCTGGCTAAGGCGAGCCTGGGAGTGGcctcttctctcctgctctggctCCGAGCGCTTCCCGGGGGGAAGTCACCGTCCCCTCGGCCCTCCGCGGGGCTGGCACGGCGCGGGTGAGGTTTTCctcttgggtttggggtttttgtacCAGTATTAGGGGCGGGACGTGCCCGGCTGCGGCGGGAGGagcggggcagggctggggcacctTGGGCGCTCTCGGCCTCCGCTCAGGCGACTCACGGGTTTTCAGTCAGAGCTCAGGAACCCGGGACTCCCCTGCGGACGCCTCCAGGCCCCGGGgcaggctctgccctgggctggcacCGCCAAAGGCtgcccggggccggcggggaggGTCAGTGCAGCTCCCGCACCTCCTGCACGGCCCTGCCTGTCACACACGCACATTCCCCTCAGCCATCggcctggggcagctctgccctcctgaGATAATcacctccttcctgctgctcctcctcttgtTGCTTTTACaatctccatctcctcctcctcggccCCGCGGGGGTCCCAGCGGCATCTCCCCcgccccccagcccagctctgcatcCTCGGAGCCCCCAGGCTTCGTTTACACTCATGGAGCCACCGGCCCCGTCTTCAGTGT encodes:
- the LYPLA2 gene encoding acyl-protein thioesterase 2 produces the protein MCGNNMSVPLLADAVTVSGAERETAAVIFLHGLGDTGHSWADALSSIRLPYVKYICPHAPRIPVTLNMKMVMPSWFDLMGLTPDAPEDEAGIKKAAENIKAIIEHEMKNGIPPNRIILGGFSQGGALSLYTALTCQHQLAGIVALSCWLPLHKAFPQAANNGVNKDIAILQCHGEMDPMIPVRFGALTAEKLKSVVTPTKVQFKTYPGVMHSSCPQEMMAVKEFIEKLLPRI